AGATAATGCTAAATAATAACATTACATAATCAAAAAAACGACTAAATATGATAGAATTGCAAGGAGTTACAGGAGTGTTATATACAAACAATGCCGGATAATCATTTCACATCCGGCACTTAACATAAAGAAAATCCATTATATAAACCAACAAGCCCACAGTATACCCGGATTTCTACTCAACTCCGGCTAATGTACTTTTAATAATATCAATACATTCATGCAATTGTGTTTCTGTTATTACCAAAGGAGGTGCAAAACGAATGATGTTGGTATGGGTTGGTTTTGCCAACAAACCGTTCTCAGCGAGTGTCAGACAAATCTCCCAAGCCAGATTTTGATGACTTCTATTGTTAATAATCAATGCATTTAGAAGCCCTTTCCCCCGAACAAACGAAGCTACTTCTGATGTTTCACAAAGTTTGTGCATTTCGCTACGGAAGATTTCACCTAACTGAAAGGCATTATCAGCAAGTTCTTCATCCCGGATCACTTCCAATGCAGCAATAGAAACTGCTGTCGCTAAAGGATTCCCGCCAAAAGTAGAACCATGTTGTCCTGGCTTGAAAACTTCCATAATGGCTCGACTGGCTAAAATAGCCGACACTGGATAAGTACCTCCGGATAAGGCTTTTCCAAGGATTAATATATCTGGATGGATGGCCTCATAATCGCAGGCAAGTAATTTACCCGTCCGGGCAATGCCAGTTTGCACTTCATCGGCAATAAACAGGACGTCATGTTTCCGGCAAAGATCATAGCATTTTTTCAAGTAACCATCATCAGGAACAAATGCACCTGCTTCACCCTGAATGGGTTCCACCAGGAAGCCTGCAATATTGGAATTTTCATCCAACACTTTTTCAAGAGTAGAAGCATCGTTGTAGGGAATGATAATAAATCCAGGAGTAAATGGACCGTAATGATTATACGCATCCGGATCAACAGAAAAGGAAACAATCGTTGTGGTACGCCCATGAAAATTATTTTCACACACTACAATTTGAGCGGTATTATCTGGTAGCCCCTTCTTTTCATAAGCCCACTTCCGGCATAACTTGATGGCGGTTTCCACTGCTTCTGCTCCGGTATTCATGGGGAGCACATTCTCATAGCCAAAATATTTTGTTACAAATTCCTCATAACGACCCAGCTGGCTATTGTAGAAAGCCCTCGAGGTTAACGTCAGCTTTTGCGCCTGTTCCATTAATGTCTGAATAATCTTTGGATGACAATGGCCTTGGTTTACAGCAGAATAAGCGGAAAGAAAATCATAATACCGCTTACCGTCCACATCCCATACAAATACACCTTCTCCCCGGTCGAGAACTACCGGAAGCGGATGATAATTATGTGCACCATATTGATTTTCAAGTGCCATCAGATCTTTGGATGTTTGTTTCGTGTTGTTCATAATCTGTTTTCTAACTCAACTCAAACAAGTTGAATGTTTATTGTATTGTTTAAATGAGAAATCGCATTTACTGCTCTAAAAAATTTCTGCCATCATGCACCTGACGCTTCCCCCTCCGATTTTTTCAATCGTTGGAATATCTATGACAAGTAATTCATTAAAGCTTTTCAATCGTTCTATTTGATCCGGCTCTAACGATTGGAAAGCTGTTGAAGACAAAACCATAAACTTTTTATTTTGCAGGTTCCTCACTTGTAACATGTTCCCTGCAAAATAATGCATTTGTTCTTCCGAAATAGAGATAATCTCTTTCCCTGTTTCTTTCAATGAACGAACAACCCGCCTCCTTTCTTCTGCATCGTCAATGCAATCGAGGCAAATAACCGCATATGCATCAGCCACGCTCATCACAACATTTGTATGATACACAGGCAGACGCTTTTTCCCAACCACCTGAAAAGCAGAAAAACAGACCGGTTTAAAGTTGAATTCGGAACAAAAGTGTAAAAATAGGCTTTTTTCGGTGCGTTCCGATAAAGCAGCATAAGCAATGCAATTCACCCGGTCAAAAACCATACTGCCTGTTCCTTCCAAAAAATGGCCCTGATTTTCCCAATGGCTCAGATCATCGATTCTATTTACTTTAATACCATAATCCTGAATATATTGTATAATATCGTTCCGGCGCTCCTGTCTTCTGTTTTGTGCAAACATGGGATAGAGAAACACTTTCCCTCCTTCATGAAAAGAGATCCAGTTATTTGGAAAGATTGAATCCGGCGTATACGGCTGCAAAGTATCTTGTACGACAAATACCGTGAGCCCAACGGAACGTAATTGTATGACCATATTTTCAAACTCAGCTAAAGCACAATATTGAATTTCAGCTTCCGTCTGATGGTCTTTCTGCTGAAAATAGTTATTCACTGATGTCTGGGTATTGAATCCAAAAGCAACAGGGGAAACCATCAAAAAAGTATCTGTATTTTGAGCAGGCATAGTATAAATCTTTAATCATCGCTTCTTATCAGTGGCAACGTAGAGCAGCGCAACAACCCACCCATTTTGGATATCTCAAAATAAGGCACCCGTTCAACGATAAATCCCCAACGTGTTTCAAGATGATCATTCAAGCGGGTGAAGTGCGTCTCGGAAACAATGACATTCGGAGAAATTGACAAAATATTGGTAGTCATGAAATACATTTCTTCGCGTGTAATCTCGAACACATTTTCACGGCCAAACATATCCATCAGCATATGATAATCCCTGACATGAGCAAATCCATCTTTATATATTAAAGCCTTGTCTTTGCCTACCGGCATAAAAGCGCAATCCAAATGTAAAACTCCCTTTCGCGGATCTGTGTCATGCTTTTTCAATTCAAGGGGAATAAATGTCTTATGTGGAAAAAGCTCTTTCAGAAAATGAAAGGCATATGTGTTCGTCCGGGCGGTTTTCAATTGTGGATAATCAGGTTTTGTGTAAAGCCCTACAAAAACGATATCATTAAATAACACCACATCACCGCCTTCTACATGAGCCTTTTCGGGTAAGTTGAAAATCTTGTTATAAGCGATTTGATCATAAATCACCTCATAAGCCTCTTTCTCGTCTTCACGGTCGGGAATAATATTGGAATTAATGATTTTATCATCAATGACAAAAGCAACATCACGCGCAAAAACCTGATTACAATTTTCAAGTGTCCACGGTCTGAATACCTGAACATTGTATTTCAGTAAAACCTTTTCAAACAGACTCATTTCCTTATAAATGGCTTCTTCTGCAGGATAGACTCCTTTTAAAACCGATTCATAGGATTTTGCATCAAAGGTTTTTTCAAGTGCAGGTACTCCTCCAATGGATCCAGGCTGTCCCAAAACAACCGTACGAAGTGTGGATGTTTCGTTTTTGACGTTCAGATTCATATCATTAGATTTTTGACAAAGATACAATGCCACTGGTCATTTTCGAAAGGGAATCAGCAAAAAATGATTGTTTTGTGCATAAATATTACTATTTAGTATTGATGAATGATTTGTTTTGTTAAGGAAAGACAGACTACATGCTTCTTCGCTGTTCATCCCTGCAATCATAGGAAAGGCATGTAATAAAGGAAATGAGAAATTACCGGACAACCGGAGATCGAAAAAATCATACTATAAAAATCTCATTATCTTTAATTTAATCATAAATCACAAAAAACACAACAAGAAGAAAGAGAAATTTGAACTATTATAACTACATTTGTTCGTGTATTTCGTTATTCATGCGTAAATAAAGCATCGTTAAGAAGTTGATTATTTTACGAATACCACCAAATAGCACGCTGTTTATCATCCATACTAAAATTTTACACAGATGAAAAGTTTCTTCAAAATGGTTTTAGCAACATTTGTTGCTATCATTGCGGCTACACTTATTATTTTCTTGATAGGTATCGGTATTGTCACGGCCATTACGACAGCATCCGAAAGTCAAACGGATATCAAACCCAATAGTGTTTTCCAGCTTTCATTAAGCGGACAAATCGTAGAACGGGCACAGGATAATCCATTTAATACAATCATCGGAACCTATACCAATCAGGATCTTTCCATGGGATTAAATGATATTCTGACGGCTATTCACAAAGCAAAAACCGACAAAAACATCAAGGGTATTTATATCAAGGCAGGGGCTTTGTTGGCTGCTCCGGCAACTTTACGCGAAATACGGCAGGCATTGATTGACTTCAAGCAATCGGGAAAATTCATCTATGCATATGGAAACGTCTATACACAAGGTTCTTATTATGTGGCCAGCGTGGCGGACAAAATCTATCTCAATCCTGCTGGAATGCTCAATTGGCAGGGACTATCCGCCCAAACTACATTCTACAAGGGAGCACTCGACAAGTTGGGCGTTAATGTTCAGGTGGTACGCGTAGGCGCCTTCAAATCAGCTGTAGAACCTTTCATCGACACCAAAATGAGTGACGCCAACCGCCTGCAAGTCACCTCTTTTCTTGGTTCTATCTGGCAAACCTTGCTACAGGATGTTTCTTCATCGCGCCATATCCCTGTCGATCAACTTAACGCTTTTGCCGATCAGGATCTGGCATTCCAACCGGCATCACAGGCTGTTTCTGATCATTTAGTGGATTCATTGTTGTATGATGACGGCATCAAATCAATCTTACGGAAAAAGTTAGATATCGGAGAATCTGATGATATTCCGATTGTAAAACTGAGCGCTATGAAAAATGCTCCTGATGACCAAACATATGCCAAGGATAAGATTGCCATTGTTTATGCTGCCGGAGAAATTGATGGCGGAAGTACCGATGGTATCAATTCGGAAGAGCTGGTAAAAACATTGGCAAAAGTAAGAAATGATGACAATGTGAAAGCGGTCATTTTACGGGTAAACTCTCCCGGTGGAAGCGCACTGGGTTCGGAATTGATCTGGCGGGAAGTTTCCCTGATTAAAGCCAAGAAACCCATTTTTGTTTCGATGGGTGATTATGCCGCTTCCGGTGGATATTACATTTCGTGTGATGCCGACACCATCATGGCTCAACCCAATACAATAACCGGTTCTATTGGAGTATTTGGGCTAATCCCCGACGTTCAGGGACTTACCAAAAAGATCGGCATCAGCTTTGATGACGTCAAAACCAACAAGATGAGCGATATGCCAAGCATCACCCGTCCATTTACTCCTGAAGAACGCGATCTGATGCAGGCTTATGTAAACAACACATACGAAACATTTGTCGACCATGTGGCACAGGGGCGCCATACAACTCCCGATGCAATCAAGAAAATAGCACAGGGACGCGTCTGGACAGGAGCACAGGCTAAACAAAACGGATTGGTAGATCTTTTAGGAAATTTGAATGATGCTGTCAATTTAATAGCCAAACGTGCTCATCTGACAAAATACAATATCGCCGTTTATCCTAAACAAAAGAATTTCTTTGACAAACTGATGGAAGGTTTGAATTCCGATGTTGAAACACGTGTACAAAAAGCGCAACTCGGAGAATTCTATCCCTACTTCAAACAATTACACGAGATTGTTCGTATGCAAGGCGTGCAAGCATTAATGCCTATGTATATTGAAATAAAATAAGACGTTATAAAGCCGTATATTCGGCAGGCAACAAAAACCTTCGGATGAACAGCAACTTCCGGAGGTTTTTCATCCCGATGTAATTCTTCTTTCTGGTTTTATCGAAAAGCGGTACTAATTCATCCGTAAACTATGGAAACTCTGCTTTTACTATCCAAACCGATCCGCTTTCTTCTTGCTTTGTTGTTCGAGCTGGGAGTGAAAGTTCGGAATATACTTTTCGATTACAATTTACTTCCTAGCGAAACATTCAATGTCCCGGTCATTGCCATTGGGAACATTACGGTAGGCGGCACAGGAAAAACGCCCCACACAGAATATGTATTGAAAATGCTTAGCCAGCAAATGCATGTTGCTGTATTAAGCCGGGGATATAAACGGAAATCGAAAGGATTTCAACTGGGTGACGAACATGCAACAGCCACCCTGTTAGGTGATGAACCTTTTCAGATGTTTCGTAAATTTCCACAGGTCACTGTGGCAGTTGATGCCAACAGGCGGCGCGGAATACGAAATTTACTCCGTATCCACACGGAAGATCCAATCGGAGCTATTGTGCTTGATGATGCATTTCAGCATCGTTTTGTAAAACCAACGGTTAATATTCTTCTTGTAGATAGTCACCGGTTGATCACGGAGGATGCCCTGATGCCCTACGGAAGGCTCCGCGAACCGGCTTCCAACAAAAAAAGGGCGAATATCGTCATCGTAACTAAATGTGATCGATCCCTGCAACCCATCGATTACCGCTTAATTCAAAAAAAGCTTTCACTATTCCCGTATCAAACGCTTTACTATACAACATATGGTTACGAAGCACTGTATCCGGTTTTCCCCCAGTATGTCACAATTGCAGCCATTACTCCTGACGAGTTGGCATCGAAGAATCTCCTGATAGTATCAGGTATCGCCAACCCTGACTTCATGATCGAATTTCTTTCATCTCATGCCAAAACGCTTGAAACGATCTCCTTTCTTGATCATTATGCTTTTAAAAAGAAGGATTATGACACTATTCAGAAAGCATTCGAAGAGCTCAATCATGACAAATACGTGGTAGTGACTGAAAAAGATGCCGCCCGATTGTACAGTGATCCATTACTGCCGGAGGAATTGAAACCCTATATCTACGCATTACCGATTGCAGTAGAATTTATCAATAATCAAGATCAAGTATTTAACCATCAAATTATAAGTTATGTTAGCAAAAATTGAAGAAACAGCCCTCTTTCTACAAGAGCGCACATCGCGTCGCCCCAAAGTAGGCATCATCCTTGGGACGGGCCTGGGAAATTTAGCCACACAAATTACCGATAAAGAAGAAATCCCGTACAACGAAATTCCTCATTTCCCTATCTCAACTGTGGAAGGGCATAGCGGAAAACTTATTTTCGGTAGATTAGGCAATAAAGAAGTATTGGCCATGCAGGGCCGCTTCCATTTCTACGAAGGGTATGACATGCAAAAAGTAACATTTCCGGTACGCGTCATGCATGCATTTGGAATCAAATCACTTTTTGTCTCGAATGCAGCCGGAGGGATGAATAGCGCCTTTGAAATCGGCGATTTAATGGTGATCAACGATCATATCAATCTTTTTCCTGAACATCCGTTGAGAGGTAAAAACTACGAAGAACTTGGGCCTCGTTTCCCGGACATGAGTGTTCCTTATGATAAGGAATTGATTCATATGGCATTTGGTATAGCTGAAAAACATCATATCAAACTGCAAAAGGGAGTGTATGTAGGAACCCAGGGCCCTACCTTTGAAACTCCGGCTGAATATCACTACTTCCGCGCTATTGGTGGCGATGCAGTAGGAATGTCCACGGTTCCGGAAATCATTGTGGCACGTCACATGAACATGCGTTGCTTTGCTATTTCCATTATTACCGATTTAGGCGTTCCGGGCAAAATTGTCGAAGTGACACATGAAGAAGTGCAGCATATCGCCAATCAGGTACAGCCGCTCATGACGTTGATTATTAAAGAAATTATCAATCAGCTCTAATCTGCAGGCAGGAGAAGTTAAAGAAGATGAGAAGTCTGGGAAGTGAATGAACAACCCCTTTAACTTCTCATTTTCAGAACTTCATTACCTTCTTTCGAACTGCCCGGATCGGATAGTTACGTCTTATCTTTCTGAAACCAGATCTAAAAACCGAGGTCTACAGTAACGCGGATGCCGCTTTTATCGATATGCGGATGATTCAGGTAATTCAACCGCCAGACATAATCAACCCGAAACAGATTAAAAATATTATCGATACCCACGCCGGCTTCCATATAAGGAGCCTTTCCCATGGCATACGAACCGGCAGGAAAATCAAATAATCCGTTGCTCAAGGCCGGGTTATTTTTTTTATCCAGTCCGCCATAGATACCACGAAAAGAGATAATCTCCCTCCACTTCAGATACCGGATTAATGGAATCCTGTTTAGTATCAAACCATTCATATTATAATTCAAATACCAGGCCACATAGTGATCATTGATAAACTCCATCGGGTTCATTAACGTAAATGCTCCGGGATGGATCGTATAGGCAAGGTTTGCAACAGGGATTTGCAGCAAAGGGAACGGGTCTTTTGTCCAAATCTTACCGGCTTGCAAAACCACATTGGCATCACCATAAGCTGAGAACCAGAATTTTTTTCGAAATCCCAGTTCGGTATAACTATAGTTATAATTAGAACCAAACACACCTTTTAATGCCATGGCATGCGAAAAGGTAAAAACAGGGGCATCGTGGGATATTGCACGACGATAGACCATGGTTTGATAAAACTTTTCGCCGGGTGCATACCGCAAACGAACCGTCGCTTCTCCCAGGGAATATGCATTGACAGGGGTATTGGTTGTGTTGTCAATAAATGGCATAAGCGTAGATGCATACTCGCGGCGGAGTAGGAAATCAAGCCCGTATGAAAAGTGGGAATAAAATTCCTGATTATAACTCAGCCCCCATTTGCGTTGATAGGTAAGGTTATTGCTTTGCCGCCGCTTCCAGGAGAAGAAGAAGTTATCCGCATACAGCATGTTTTGTCCCAGCCAATTGACATCATATTGATAAAACATGCGAAGTGAATGCACAGGAAATTCATTCGCCTGATGCTGTTTTTTATTAAATGAATATTCCGCCTGGGCCAGGTATTTCCACCGGTGATCTTTTGTGCCATACGCAAGGTATCCTTTTCCAAACCAATGATCATTTAATGCAGCTGTTGTGAGTCCGCCAACCCTCAGCCGCACACCTTCCGCTGAATTCTTACTGACAAAATTAAAAACCGGGCCTATGTCTACTTTGCTTTGGTGAGGCGATGTCTCAATAAAATCGTTGATAATAATAGATGCAGTTTTTTCTGCATAATGATAAAGACGCGCTTCGTGAAGCCGGCGCACCATATTGTGCACTTGCAATGCATTTGGACCTATCGTATTCAGCTTATTCGCTGACATATATTCAGCCAACTGCAAAGTAGTATCCGGTTTCAAAACGTCTCCCTGTCTCACCGTGGTGGAAGCAAAGGCTGGTGGAGGTGCAAACGAAGGATGCAAATAGACGTTTGTTCGCCGCGCATAGAAGTTGCCTCCCCGGGAAAGAACCGAAAACTCCACCGTCATATCATCATATGTGAGAAGCCTGGTGCCATCCGGCGTTCGCCTGTATCGTTGATCAATCCATAAGCTTCTGACATAATTCAGATTGATATTCTTCGGAATGCTTAATTTTACCTTTTTGACAAAATGAGTCGAATCGGTCGTGATATACAAATGTCCCACAAAACCTGTCGATTCGGAAGAGAAAGGAACGAAAACCACATCGGAACACCTATCTCCATCTACGGACACTGTATCCATCAAATAATATTTATAAAAACCAATTGCTCCGGTCGACAACGGGCTGACAAAACGTTTCAGGAAAAGAGGAATATCATTGACATATAAATCAACCGGTTTGAATATTTCCTCCAGAAAAGTATTCACCCCTTGCAGGGAAAGTATTCCCCTATCCAGACCTATATTATGATCGGCAAGCACTACCCGTTCTTTCCTGTAAGGCGACTTTTGATAATAAACCCTGTCAAGCCGTTGCCTCAGGATAACAGGGAGGATAGGCTTGCCCGTAATGCCGGATGTATCCACATAAGCATCAAGAAATTTGAATTGCTGAAACAAGACATTCTTCTTTCTTTCCGTTGAATCGACATCATTCAGTGCAACAACAATTTTCTGGTAATGATCATACTGGTAAAAAGGTTTTTGCAACGGATCATGTTTTTCCTTATTTTCAATCACCTGCCGGATCAATTCCACCGCCGGATTTCCCTTTTTACGGTATTTCTCTTTTCGTGGTTTGACAACCACTTCCGACATGGCGTAGGATGAAGGCGAAAGTAATATTTTATAAAACCGTTTAGCCCTGTTTTCCAGCAGAATTACTTTTCGGTTGTATCCTACCGACGAAACAATCAGAATCTGTGCCGACGAAGGATTCTTAAGCGTAAATCCGCCTGCATCATTGGTCAAAACGCCAATAGTGGTACCCTTCAGATAGACCGGAACAAAAGAGAGTGGCTTGCCGTTGATGGAATCCAGCACAACGCCCCTGATTGTTCGCTGCGCTTTTGAGTCAACGCATGACAATCCGTAAATAACAGAAAAAGCAAGCAGGTATA
The sequence above is drawn from the Microbacter margulisiae genome and encodes:
- the sppA gene encoding signal peptide peptidase SppA, with product MKSFFKMVLATFVAIIAATLIIFLIGIGIVTAITTASESQTDIKPNSVFQLSLSGQIVERAQDNPFNTIIGTYTNQDLSMGLNDILTAIHKAKTDKNIKGIYIKAGALLAAPATLREIRQALIDFKQSGKFIYAYGNVYTQGSYYVASVADKIYLNPAGMLNWQGLSAQTTFYKGALDKLGVNVQVVRVGAFKSAVEPFIDTKMSDANRLQVTSFLGSIWQTLLQDVSSSRHIPVDQLNAFADQDLAFQPASQAVSDHLVDSLLYDDGIKSILRKKLDIGESDDIPIVKLSAMKNAPDDQTYAKDKIAIVYAAGEIDGGSTDGINSEELVKTLAKVRNDDNVKAVILRVNSPGGSALGSELIWREVSLIKAKKPIFVSMGDYAASGGYYISCDADTIMAQPNTITGSIGVFGLIPDVQGLTKKIGISFDDVKTNKMSDMPSITRPFTPEERDLMQAYVNNTYETFVDHVAQGRHTTPDAIKKIAQGRVWTGAQAKQNGLVDLLGNLNDAVNLIAKRAHLTKYNIAVYPKQKNFFDKLMEGLNSDVETRVQKAQLGEFYPYFKQLHEIVRMQGVQALMPMYIEIK
- a CDS encoding DUF5686 and carboxypeptidase-like regulatory domain-containing protein, with translation MRFYILYLLAFSVIYGLSCVDSKAQRTIRGVVLDSINGKPLSFVPVYLKGTTIGVLTNDAGGFTLKNPSSAQILIVSSVGYNRKVILLENRAKRFYKILLSPSSYAMSEVVVKPRKEKYRKKGNPAVELIRQVIENKEKHDPLQKPFYQYDHYQKIVVALNDVDSTERKKNVLFQQFKFLDAYVDTSGITGKPILPVILRQRLDRVYYQKSPYRKERVVLADHNIGLDRGILSLQGVNTFLEEIFKPVDLYVNDIPLFLKRFVSPLSTGAIGFYKYYLMDTVSVDGDRCSDVVFVPFSSESTGFVGHLYITTDSTHFVKKVKLSIPKNINLNYVRSLWIDQRYRRTPDGTRLLTYDDMTVEFSVLSRGGNFYARRTNVYLHPSFAPPPAFASTTVRQGDVLKPDTTLQLAEYMSANKLNTIGPNALQVHNMVRRLHEARLYHYAEKTASIIINDFIETSPHQSKVDIGPVFNFVSKNSAEGVRLRVGGLTTAALNDHWFGKGYLAYGTKDHRWKYLAQAEYSFNKKQHQANEFPVHSLRMFYQYDVNWLGQNMLYADNFFFSWKRRQSNNLTYQRKWGLSYNQEFYSHFSYGLDFLLRREYASTLMPFIDNTTNTPVNAYSLGEATVRLRYAPGEKFYQTMVYRRAISHDAPVFTFSHAMALKGVFGSNYNYSYTELGFRKKFWFSAYGDANVVLQAGKIWTKDPFPLLQIPVANLAYTIHPGAFTLMNPMEFINDHYVAWYLNYNMNGLILNRIPLIRYLKWREIISFRGIYGGLDKKNNPALSNGLFDFPAGSYAMGKAPYMEAGVGIDNIFNLFRVDYVWRLNYLNHPHIDKSGIRVTVDLGF
- the ctlX gene encoding citrulline utilization hydrolase CtlX codes for the protein MPAQNTDTFLMVSPVAFGFNTQTSVNNYFQQKDHQTEAEIQYCALAEFENMVIQLRSVGLTVFVVQDTLQPYTPDSIFPNNWISFHEGGKVFLYPMFAQNRRQERRNDIIQYIQDYGIKVNRIDDLSHWENQGHFLEGTGSMVFDRVNCIAYAALSERTEKSLFLHFCSEFNFKPVCFSAFQVVGKKRLPVYHTNVVMSVADAYAVICLDCIDDAEERRRVVRSLKETGKEIISISEEQMHYFAGNMLQVRNLQNKKFMVLSSTAFQSLEPDQIERLKSFNELLVIDIPTIEKIGGGSVRCMMAEIF
- a CDS encoding purine-nucleoside phosphorylase — translated: MLAKIEETALFLQERTSRRPKVGIILGTGLGNLATQITDKEEIPYNEIPHFPISTVEGHSGKLIFGRLGNKEVLAMQGRFHFYEGYDMQKVTFPVRVMHAFGIKSLFVSNAAGGMNSAFEIGDLMVINDHINLFPEHPLRGKNYEELGPRFPDMSVPYDKELIHMAFGIAEKHHIKLQKGVYVGTQGPTFETPAEYHYFRAIGGDAVGMSTVPEIIVARHMNMRCFAISIITDLGVPGKIVEVTHEEVQHIANQVQPLMTLIIKEIINQL
- the rocD gene encoding ornithine--oxo-acid transaminase gives rise to the protein MNNTKQTSKDLMALENQYGAHNYHPLPVVLDRGEGVFVWDVDGKRYYDFLSAYSAVNQGHCHPKIIQTLMEQAQKLTLTSRAFYNSQLGRYEEFVTKYFGYENVLPMNTGAEAVETAIKLCRKWAYEKKGLPDNTAQIVVCENNFHGRTTTIVSFSVDPDAYNHYGPFTPGFIIIPYNDASTLEKVLDENSNIAGFLVEPIQGEAGAFVPDDGYLKKCYDLCRKHDVLFIADEVQTGIARTGKLLACDYEAIHPDILILGKALSGGTYPVSAILASRAIMEVFKPGQHGSTFGGNPLATAVSIAALEVIRDEELADNAFQLGEIFRSEMHKLCETSEVASFVRGKGLLNALIINNRSHQNLAWEICLTLAENGLLAKPTHTNIIRFAPPLVITETQLHECIDIIKSTLAGVE
- the lpxK gene encoding tetraacyldisaccharide 4'-kinase — encoded protein: METLLLLSKPIRFLLALLFELGVKVRNILFDYNLLPSETFNVPVIAIGNITVGGTGKTPHTEYVLKMLSQQMHVAVLSRGYKRKSKGFQLGDEHATATLLGDEPFQMFRKFPQVTVAVDANRRRGIRNLLRIHTEDPIGAIVLDDAFQHRFVKPTVNILLVDSHRLITEDALMPYGRLREPASNKKRANIVIVTKCDRSLQPIDYRLIQKKLSLFPYQTLYYTTYGYEALYPVFPQYVTIAAITPDELASKNLLIVSGIANPDFMIEFLSSHAKTLETISFLDHYAFKKKDYDTIQKAFEELNHDKYVVVTEKDAARLYSDPLLPEELKPYIYALPIAVEFINNQDQVFNHQIISYVSKN
- a CDS encoding dimethylarginine dimethylaminohydrolase family protein, whose amino-acid sequence is MNLNVKNETSTLRTVVLGQPGSIGGVPALEKTFDAKSYESVLKGVYPAEEAIYKEMSLFEKVLLKYNVQVFRPWTLENCNQVFARDVAFVIDDKIINSNIIPDREDEKEAYEVIYDQIAYNKIFNLPEKAHVEGGDVVLFNDIVFVGLYTKPDYPQLKTARTNTYAFHFLKELFPHKTFIPLELKKHDTDPRKGVLHLDCAFMPVGKDKALIYKDGFAHVRDYHMLMDMFGRENVFEITREEMYFMTTNILSISPNVIVSETHFTRLNDHLETRWGFIVERVPYFEISKMGGLLRCSTLPLIRSDD